A region from the Halichondria panicea chromosome 11, odHalPani1.1, whole genome shotgun sequence genome encodes:
- the LOC135344662 gene encoding src substrate protein p85-like has protein sequence MWRSQLGSKEVKTITQADDDDWETDPDFVNDVSEQEQRWGSKTIEGSDERTGAVSMSQIRERVKKEDTQLKSKSAHHSQSDSAKGYGGTYGVQNDRQDKSAMGWEYQANLTKHQSQTDAAKGFGGKYGVQQTKDKSAVGWDYQANLAKHASQTDGAKGFGGKFGVQQTKDQSAEGWDYQAGLSKHESQTDASKGFGGKYGVQKDRVDKNAVGWDHQEKLAHHTSQSDASKGFGGKYGVQKEHQDQSAVGFEYQAGLSKHQSQSDGSKGFGGKYGVETGNQDASAGGYDDMQDVKSDLRTDRGVSKGQAGNIRARFENMAASNPEPPPPRKPVNIPREPVAVVSEPPREEPKYEEEQEFSADQGYEEQPKEVYDDQPQEDDGDQPLEDDGYDQQPQESYDDQTAAYDEQPEDVYDEQPPEDAYNEQPQEGYEEQPEDGSGKSAKAVYDYEAAGDDEISFDPGDIIMNIEEVDEGWWIGEINGNRGLFPANYVEII, from the exons ATGTGGAGATCTCAACTAGGATCAAAAGAAGTGAAGACAATCACTCAAGCTGATGATGATGACTGGGAGACAGACCCGGACTTTGTA AATGATGTTTCTGAGCAAGAACAAAGATGGGgctcaaaaactattgaaGGATCAGATGAAAGAACTGGTGCTGTCAG TATGTCTCAGATCAGGGAGCGGGTAAAAAAAGAAGATACCCAATTAAAGTCTAAAAGTGCTCATCACTCTCAAAGTGACTCTGCGAAAGGATATGGTGGTACCTATGGTGTGCAGAATGATAGACAGGACAAG TCGGCAATGGGATGGGAGTACCAGGCCAATCTTACCAAGCACCAGTCACAGACAGATGCTGCTAAAGGCTTTGGTGGCAAATACGGAGTTCAGCAGACTAAAGATAAG TCTGCCGTTGGTTGGGACTATCAAGCCAACCTGGCCAAGCATGCTTCACAAACTGATGGTGCAAAAGGGTTTggtggaaagtttggagttcAGCAAACCAAGGATCAG AGTGCTGAAGGATGGGATTATCAGGCTGGTTTGTCAAAGCATGAGTCGCAGACTGATGCTTCTAAAGGCTTTGGTGGAAAGTATGGTGTTCAAAAAGACAGAGTAGACAAG AATGCGGTTGGCTGGGATCACCAGGAGAAGCTGGCCCATCATACCTCACAGAGTGATGCCTCCAAAGGGTTTGGAGGGAAGTACGGTGTACAGAAAGAACACCAAGATCAG TCAGCAGTGGGTTTTGAGTACCAGGCTGGTTTGTCAAAACATCAGTCCCAAAGTGATGGGTCCAAGGGATTCGGAGGAAAGTATGGTGTGGAAACAGGAAACCAAGATGCT TCTGCTGGAGGTTACGATGATATGCAAGATGTTAAAAGCGATCTAAGAACGGATAGAGGAGTTTCAA AAGGTCAAGCTGGAAACATTCGTGCCAGGTTTGAGAACATGGCAGCATCTAACCCTGAG CCTCCCCCACCTCGTAAGCCTGTAAACATTCCACGAGAACCAGTAGCTGTAGTAAGTGAGCCCCCTCGTGAAGAACCCAAATATGAAGAAGAACAAGAATTTAGCGCTGACCAAGGGTATGAGGAGCAACCCAAAGAAGTTTATGATGACCAACCACAAGAAGACGATGGTGACCAACCGCTAGAAGACGATGGCTATGATCAGCAGCCCCAAGAGAGTTATGATGATCAGACAGCAGCCTATGATGAGCAACCAGAAGACGTTTATGATGAGCAACCACCGGAGGATGCTTACAATGAGCAGCCTCAAGAGGGCTATGAAGAACAGCCAGAA GATGGTAGTGGGAAATCTGCTAAAGCTGTGTATGACTATGAAGCAG CTGGTGATGATGAGATCAGTTTTGACCCaggagacataattatgaatatcgAAGAG GTGGATGAAGGCTGGTGGATTGGTGAGATCAATGGCAATAGAGGACTTTTTCCTGCGAACTATGTTGAAataatctag